Proteins encoded in a region of the Megalops cyprinoides isolate fMegCyp1 chromosome 3, fMegCyp1.pri, whole genome shotgun sequence genome:
- the nono gene encoding non-POU domain-containing octamer-binding protein: MQVNRGPRPEHQNHGPPRQQQNPQDHQKKAAVANSNGQHAEGSEQPSPNSSLTIDLQSFRKPGEKAYTQRSRLFVGNLPAGVTEQEVEKLFSKYGKSSEIFINKDRGFGFIRLESRTLAEIAKAELDDTPFRGRQLRVRFATHGAALSVKNLPQFISNELLEEAFSIFGQIERAIVIVDDRGRPTGKGIVEFAAKPAARKALDRCADGAFLLTAFPRPVTVEPLEQFDEDEGLPEKIINKNQQYHKEREQPPRFAQPGTFEYEYAMRWKALMEMEKQQYEQVERNIKEAQEKLEAEMEAARHEHQVMLMRQDLLRRQEELRRMEELHNQELQKRKQIELRQEEERRRREEEMRMHNEEMMRRQQEGFKGNFPENREQDMRMHMGGQGMGMNRNAMGGNPVPAGTGNMPAEAAPLMPGAGNNAMAGGQAGFPRGPPGPADFGPNKRRRF; encoded by the exons ATGCAAGTCAACAGAGGACCTCGCCCTGAACATCAGAATCACGGACCACCCAGACAACAACAGAACCCCCAAGACCACCAGAAAAAAGCAGCGGTTGCTAACAGCAATGGGCAGCATGCAGAGGGCAGTGAGCAACCAAGTCCAA ATTCTTCCTTGACCATTGATCTGCAGAGTTTCCGAAAGCCTGGTGAGAAGGCTTACACCCAGCGCAGCAGACTGTTTGTGGGGAATCTGCCAGCTGGGGTCACTGAGCAGGAGGTTGAGAAACTCTTCTCAAAGTATGGAAAGTCTTCAGAAATTTTCATCAACAAGGACAGGGGCTTTGGCTTCATTAGACTG GAGTCCAGAACCTTGGCGGAGATCGCCAAAGCGGAGCTTGACGACACACCGTTCAGGGGCAGGCAGTTGCGTGTGCGCTTTGCGACTCATGGAGCTGCCCTTTCTGTGAAGAACCTGCCTCAGTTCATTTCCAATGAGCTGCTGGAAGAGGCTTTCTCCATCTTTGGGCAGATTGAAAGGGCCATTGTAATTGTGGACGACCGGGGCAGACCCACAGGGAAGGGGATTGTAGAGTTTGCAGCCAAACCAGCTGCTAGGAAAGCCCTGGATAGGTGTGCTGATGGTGCCTTCTTACTGACTGC GTTTCCCAGACCTGTGACAGTGGAACCCTTGGAACAATTTGATGAAGATGAGGGTCTGCCagagaaaataattaacaaaaaccAGCAGTACCACAA GGAGCGGGAGCAACCGCCACGATTCGCCCAGCCTGGGACGTTTGAGTATGAGTACGCTATGCGCTGGAAGGCCTTAATGGAGATGGAGAAGCAGCAGTATGAGCAGGTGGAGAGGAACATCAAGGAGGCGCAGGAGAAACTGGAGGCTGAGATGGAGGCCGCACGGCACGAGCACCAGGTCATGCTGATGAGGCAGG ATCTGCTGAGACgccaggaggagctgaggaggatGGAGGAGCTCCACAACCAGGAGCTGCAGAAGCGCAAGCAGATCGAGCTGcggcaggaggaggagcggcgCCGTCGCGAGGAGGAGATGAGGATGCACAATGAGGAGATGATGAGGAGGCAGCAGGAGGGCTTTAAGGGCAACTTCCCTGAGAAT AGGGAGCAGGACATGAGGATGCATATGGGAG GTCAGGGAATGGGAATGAACAGAAACGCCATGGGAGGGAACCCTGTGCCGGCGGGAACTGGAAACATGCCTGCCGAGGCAGCGCCTTTAATG CCGGGAGCAGGGAACAACGCAATGGCAGGAGGTCAGGCCGGGTTCCCAAGAGGCCCCCCAGGACCTGCTGACTTTGGTCCCAACAAACGCCGCAGATTCTGA